Proteins encoded together in one uncultured Desulfosarcina sp. window:
- a CDS encoding PEP-CTERM sorting domain-containing protein (PEP-CTERM proteins occur, often in large numbers, in the proteomes of bacteria that also encode an exosortase, a predicted intramembrane cysteine proteinase. The presence of a PEP-CTERM domain at a protein's C-terminus predicts cleavage within the sorting domain, followed by covalent anchoring to some some component of the (usually Gram-negative) cell surface. Many PEP-CTERM proteins exhibit an unusual sequence composition that includes large numbers of potential glycosylation sites. Expression of one such protein has been shown restore the ability of a bacterium to form floc, a type of biofilm.) — protein sequence MRKQFTAIIATLLIVLFAGAAQAALVTETFSGTITYAADDNVFGVSTDDIFSWATTYDISYLASDGYLVIGDSDDMALSVTVGSRTFVETEDDFYGSGDFGAPLLEFDADNNIIAISFTVVDNDNGYQFVTDTLDGTFAIYLLDDEGTCTTTEIVTGAFSFDAAPVPVPAAAWLLGSGLLGVLGLRRRKA from the coding sequence ATGAGAAAACAATTTACAGCCATAATTGCCACATTGCTGATCGTTCTGTTTGCCGGGGCCGCCCAAGCCGCCCTGGTCACCGAAACCTTTTCCGGCACCATCACTTACGCAGCCGATGACAATGTCTTCGGCGTCTCCACCGACGATATCTTCTCCTGGGCCACCACTTACGATATCTCCTATCTGGCATCGGACGGTTACCTGGTCATCGGCGACAGCGATGACATGGCCCTGTCCGTGACCGTGGGAAGCCGTACCTTCGTCGAGACTGAAGATGATTTTTACGGCTCCGGCGATTTCGGGGCACCCTTGCTGGAGTTCGACGCCGATAACAACATTATCGCTATCAGCTTCACGGTGGTTGACAATGACAACGGCTACCAGTTCGTCACCGACACCCTGGACGGCACCTTTGCGATCTACCTGTTGGACGACGAAGGCACATGCACGACCACCGAAATAGTTACCGGCGCCTTCTCCTTCGATGCCGCACCGGTTCCCGTTCCCGCCGCCGCATGGTTGCTTGGTTCGGGCCTGCTGGGCGTTTTGGGCCTTCGCCGCCGCAAGGCCTGA
- a CDS encoding S8 family serine peptidase: MKNRFSGLLTAALLSVTMASLAWAGGADYLKKHPETTASAAYVEGRLLIKMKPGASTGAVRSKLDNLAASGRTVGVGSHTFKRFPAIKARSGQDLVLMSCPGRTTEELLESFKGHEDVEIAEPDYIISIDAVPDDTEFDQLWALENTGQEVDEETGTVEADIAATAAWDRLSDDDAEVIAAVIDTGVDYTHEEIAANMWTNAAELDGTAGVDDDGNGYVDDVYGIDTCNGDGDPYDDHYHGTHVAGTIAAVTDNGTGIAGITWNRAKIMALKFLSASGSGATSAAVECIEYLLEMNEREENNIVVMNASWGSSSPSDTLKAALETAAEAGIILSAASGNDTLDCDGDQKHYPSSLDVENVISVAATNQNDRLAYFSNYGASEVDIAAPGTNILSAIPGGGYTAISTDPFYDGMEDGDTLWDMDASTGQWAISDENVFDDSYAWSDSPGGDYEYGETGVEKNFSLVSKSIDLSGEADKDLMLGFVLYKDLLTDATACGKYDTFYVEVSGDDGETWTTLAAHTGSDPDWKTYSYAIPADLVTDCVRIRFRMDIWPNGSSDGVYLDEIGIGEANAMGAFKFANGTSMAAPHITGAIALMASVYPDESMDTRISRLLGSSDQLDVLRGNLANDGRLNLDAALDPDLALIPLVKTFDLSDERTVSIEGAFFGDKTGRVMFHDAADPDNGLDGQIVSWSDTAITVDKPAYSGSYFYVIDSSGNRSGRRPMKVSLWDEKSDTQNKRDSATACLLDGKIYTFGGYAGGNNALRSWEIYTPDTDTWEYPYGNWMLTNRAHLTSTALDGKIYLIGGYTTVGDGGNLAMVSVFDPEDESFTETESLPEAVCLSWAVTAGEKIYVTGGIDNDDIPLDAVYVFDPAADEGSKWQTLGATLNTPRFAHGAVALDGKIYVFGGLEDWEDEEVYLASGEIIDLASGTVSAMADMPIALGRFGVACDDRFIYAVGGTNNDFWYTPKDVVLRYDTETNTWSSLPDRQLAQSKLAAPAIFIEDLGLFSITGGINTTATGTSISSSTFAATKAVAFLDMGAITDDDADLIPDMDDNCRQTANAEQLDTDSDGYGNACDCDLDNDGVVNRSDYVLFRNYYGSDESLADFDGDGSVGRSDYLILRQRWGTVAPFE; encoded by the coding sequence TTGAAAAATCGATTCAGCGGCCTGCTGACGGCCGCACTGCTTTCGGTGACAATGGCATCCCTGGCCTGGGCCGGCGGAGCGGATTATCTAAAAAAGCACCCTGAGACAACTGCCTCGGCGGCCTATGTGGAAGGTCGTCTGCTGATAAAAATGAAACCGGGCGCCTCGACCGGCGCCGTGCGCAGCAAACTGGACAATCTGGCCGCTTCGGGCAGGACCGTCGGAGTCGGTAGCCATACCTTCAAACGCTTCCCGGCGATCAAGGCCCGCAGCGGACAGGATCTGGTGCTAATGTCCTGTCCCGGCCGCACCACGGAAGAACTTCTCGAATCCTTTAAAGGCCACGAGGATGTAGAGATCGCCGAGCCCGACTACATCATCAGCATCGATGCGGTACCCGACGACACCGAGTTTGATCAACTCTGGGCCCTTGAGAACACCGGCCAGGAAGTGGACGAGGAAACCGGCACGGTCGAGGCCGACATCGCCGCCACCGCTGCCTGGGACCGACTCAGTGACGACGACGCCGAGGTGATCGCGGCGGTCATCGACACGGGGGTGGACTACACCCACGAGGAAATCGCCGCCAACATGTGGACCAACGCCGCCGAGCTTGACGGCACCGCCGGCGTGGATGACGACGGCAACGGCTATGTGGACGACGTCTACGGCATCGACACCTGCAACGGCGACGGCGACCCTTATGACGATCACTACCACGGCACCCATGTGGCCGGTACCATCGCGGCCGTTACCGACAACGGCACCGGCATTGCCGGCATCACCTGGAACCGTGCCAAGATCATGGCCCTCAAATTCCTCTCCGCCAGCGGCAGCGGCGCCACCTCGGCGGCCGTGGAATGCATCGAGTACCTGCTGGAGATGAACGAGCGGGAAGAAAACAACATCGTGGTCATGAACGCCTCCTGGGGCAGCAGTTCTCCCAGCGACACCCTCAAGGCTGCCCTGGAGACCGCCGCCGAGGCCGGCATCATCCTCTCGGCCGCCTCGGGCAACGACACCCTCGATTGCGACGGCGACCAGAAGCATTACCCCAGCTCGCTGGACGTGGAGAACGTCATCTCCGTGGCCGCCACCAACCAGAACGACCGTCTGGCCTATTTCTCCAACTACGGCGCCTCGGAGGTGGACATCGCCGCGCCCGGGACCAACATTCTCAGCGCGATTCCCGGCGGCGGCTACACGGCCATCTCCACAGACCCCTTCTACGACGGCATGGAAGACGGCGATACGCTCTGGGATATGGATGCCAGCACCGGGCAGTGGGCCATCAGCGACGAGAACGTTTTCGACGATTCCTACGCCTGGAGCGACAGCCCCGGCGGAGACTATGAGTACGGTGAAACAGGAGTGGAGAAAAACTTCAGCCTGGTGAGCAAGTCCATCGACCTTTCCGGGGAAGCGGATAAGGATCTGATGCTCGGTTTCGTTCTCTACAAGGATCTTTTAACCGATGCCACCGCCTGCGGCAAATACGACACCTTTTATGTTGAAGTATCGGGAGACGACGGCGAAACCTGGACCACGCTGGCCGCCCATACCGGCTCCGATCCGGATTGGAAAACTTACTCTTACGCCATACCCGCGGATCTGGTGACCGATTGCGTCCGTATCCGCTTTCGCATGGACATCTGGCCCAACGGCTCCTCCGACGGAGTCTATCTCGACGAAATCGGCATCGGCGAGGCCAACGCCATGGGCGCCTTCAAGTTCGCCAACGGCACCTCCATGGCTGCGCCCCATATCACGGGGGCCATTGCCCTGATGGCGTCGGTTTATCCGGACGAGAGCATGGATACGCGCATCAGCCGCCTGCTGGGCAGCAGCGACCAACTGGACGTACTCCGGGGCAACCTCGCCAACGACGGTCGGCTGAACCTCGATGCCGCGCTGGATCCGGATCTGGCGCTGATTCCGTTGGTCAAGACCTTCGATTTGAGCGACGAACGCACAGTATCCATCGAGGGTGCCTTCTTCGGCGACAAAACCGGCCGGGTGATGTTTCATGACGCCGCCGATCCGGACAACGGACTGGACGGCCAGATCGTCTCCTGGAGCGATACGGCCATCACGGTGGACAAGCCCGCCTATTCGGGAAGCTACTTCTATGTCATCGACAGTAGCGGCAACCGCTCCGGCCGCCGTCCCATGAAGGTCAGTCTCTGGGACGAGAAAAGCGACACGCAGAACAAACGCGATTCGGCCACGGCCTGCCTGCTGGATGGCAAGATCTATACCTTCGGCGGCTATGCCGGGGGCAACAATGCCCTGCGCAGTTGGGAAATCTATACGCCGGATACCGATACCTGGGAATACCCCTACGGCAACTGGATGCTCACAAACCGGGCCCATCTGACTTCCACCGCGCTGGACGGCAAGATTTACCTCATCGGCGGCTATACCACCGTGGGTGACGGCGGCAACCTCGCTATGGTATCGGTTTTCGATCCCGAGGACGAGAGCTTCACCGAAACCGAAAGCCTGCCGGAGGCCGTCTGCCTCTCGTGGGCGGTCACCGCCGGGGAGAAAATCTACGTGACCGGCGGCATCGACAATGACGACATCCCGCTGGACGCCGTCTACGTCTTCGATCCGGCCGCTGACGAAGGTTCTAAATGGCAGACCCTTGGGGCAACCCTGAATACACCGCGTTTTGCCCATGGCGCCGTGGCTCTGGACGGTAAGATCTATGTCTTCGGCGGCCTGGAGGACTGGGAGGACGAGGAGGTCTATCTTGCCAGTGGCGAGATTATCGATCTCGCCTCCGGAACCGTAAGCGCCATGGCCGATATGCCCATTGCCCTGGGCCGCTTCGGCGTGGCCTGCGACGACCGCTTCATCTACGCGGTGGGCGGAACCAACAACGACTTCTGGTACACGCCCAAGGACGTGGTCCTGCGCTACGACACCGAGACCAATACCTGGTCCTCGCTGCCGGACCGCCAGCTCGCCCAGTCCAAGCTGGCCGCGCCGGCAATCTTTATAGAGGATCTGGGGCTTTTCAGCATCACCGGCGGGATCAACACCACCGCCACGGGCACAAGCATTTCCAGTTCCACCTTTGCCGCCACCAAGGCGGTGGCCTTCCTGGATATGGGGGCCATTACCGATGACGATGCCGACCTGATCCCTGACATGGACGACAATTGCCGCCAGACCGCCAACGCCGAACAATTGGATACAGACTCAGACGGCTATGGCAATGCCTGTGACTGCGACCTGGACAACGACGGCGTAGTCAATCGCAGTGACTATGTTCTTTTTCGAAATTATTACGGCTCGGATGAATCCCTGGCCGACTTTGACGGCGACGGCAGCGTAGGCCGCTCGGACTATCTGATCCTGCGCCAGCGCTGGGGAACCGTGGCACCTTTTGAATAG
- a CDS encoding TonB-dependent receptor, producing the protein MKTAVLIQTLVLFFLFFGIAAADENETAASGTEAPAVALEDVVVTGEGLSDRSLMEAPASVTVITAEEIEANTARTVDDLLKTTAGVDVYKPWGLFGPSSHVRLRGFANPRATIFLRDGVPINRMVCGGAIHNEIPMDIVERVEVVRGANASLYGAGAMGGVINIVTKKPEGKSQAAVDGSYGTHNTWTANAMVNGAVTEKINLQVNYNHFDTEGYFAWADSWVAERTETMSLQNLASWAPVKDNYLSSLENQKREMDNLFAKARLDLTPDSTINASYSYWRNDNDIGYKYGYINQERNRGSIDYRYNGKFDLTANLFFLDENMQFSQPVLPAPWMTVGEGEETWVTQGEKNDIPIRDGGGMLSFSAPVGKRQQWTLSTDHRLVSTENKQYDGQTGEIQSVSQGKQYKWGAVAQDAITLGPLTTTLSLRYDAIRTFDFFSEDLTTYTKYEDRSDDQWNPKLGLAYRWSNTTTFKASAGRVSTFPPLMYLIGNYETPPGRMMLGNPDLKTEYSYSYEAGVESFFPNGVMVKATCFYNDIRDWMQEVTTNDPEYSSVSVRWENIEKARTTGVEVEAEYYPLDDLKLFANYNFTNSEIIEFQDKGHNYKNSDLEGNRFPTQPYHRLNAGITWFNTRIATVNLTMRYVGDRYWDVENDVELDSFVTFDIKLSRKIGKHLTASLEVTDIFDEAWQETEMHVTPGRMIFGRIKMTY; encoded by the coding sequence GTGAAAACAGCAGTGCTTATCCAAACGCTGGTGCTGTTTTTTTTATTTTTCGGAATTGCCGCGGCGGACGAAAACGAGACCGCCGCGTCCGGCACCGAAGCGCCTGCCGTTGCCCTGGAAGATGTGGTGGTGACCGGCGAGGGCCTCTCCGACCGGTCGCTCATGGAGGCCCCGGCCAGCGTGACGGTCATTACCGCCGAAGAGATCGAGGCCAATACGGCCAGGACCGTCGACGACCTGCTGAAAACCACCGCGGGCGTGGATGTGTACAAGCCCTGGGGGCTTTTCGGCCCCTCCAGCCACGTTCGCCTGCGGGGGTTTGCCAATCCCCGGGCCACGATCTTTTTGCGGGACGGGGTGCCCATCAACCGCATGGTCTGCGGCGGCGCCATCCACAACGAAATTCCCATGGACATCGTGGAGCGCGTGGAGGTGGTCCGGGGGGCCAATGCCTCCCTTTACGGCGCCGGGGCCATGGGCGGCGTCATCAACATCGTCACCAAGAAGCCCGAGGGCAAAAGCCAGGCCGCCGTGGACGGATCGTACGGCACCCACAACACCTGGACGGCCAATGCCATGGTCAACGGCGCGGTGACCGAGAAAATCAACCTGCAGGTCAACTACAACCATTTCGACACGGAGGGGTATTTTGCCTGGGCCGATTCCTGGGTGGCGGAAAGAACCGAGACCATGTCGCTTCAGAACCTGGCCTCCTGGGCGCCGGTCAAGGATAATTATCTCTCCTCCCTGGAGAACCAGAAGCGGGAAATGGACAATCTCTTCGCCAAGGCGAGGCTCGACCTGACGCCGGATTCCACGATCAACGCCAGCTACTCCTATTGGAGAAACGACAACGATATCGGCTACAAGTACGGGTATATCAACCAGGAGAGAAACCGGGGCAGCATCGACTACCGATACAACGGCAAATTCGACCTGACGGCCAACCTGTTTTTCCTGGACGAGAACATGCAGTTCAGCCAGCCGGTATTGCCCGCCCCCTGGATGACCGTGGGCGAAGGCGAGGAGACCTGGGTCACCCAGGGGGAGAAAAACGATATCCCCATCCGGGACGGCGGCGGGATGCTGAGCTTCAGCGCACCGGTCGGCAAACGGCAGCAATGGACCCTGTCCACGGACCATCGCCTGGTGAGTACCGAGAACAAGCAGTACGACGGCCAGACCGGAGAAATCCAAAGCGTTTCCCAGGGCAAACAGTACAAATGGGGGGCGGTCGCCCAGGACGCCATCACACTCGGTCCGCTGACCACCACCTTGAGCCTGCGCTACGATGCCATCCGTACCTTCGATTTCTTCTCCGAAGACCTGACCACCTACACCAAATACGAAGACCGGAGCGACGATCAGTGGAACCCCAAGCTCGGTCTGGCCTACCGATGGTCCAACACAACCACTTTCAAGGCCTCGGCCGGCCGCGTATCCACCTTTCCGCCGCTGATGTATCTCATCGGCAATTACGAAACCCCGCCCGGACGGATGATGCTGGGCAACCCGGATCTGAAAACCGAATACAGCTACAGCTACGAAGCCGGCGTGGAGAGCTTTTTCCCCAACGGCGTGATGGTCAAGGCGACCTGTTTTTATAATGACATCCGCGACTGGATGCAGGAAGTAACCACCAACGACCCGGAATACTCCTCCGTTTCCGTCAGGTGGGAGAACATCGAAAAAGCCCGCACCACCGGCGTAGAGGTCGAGGCCGAATACTACCCCCTGGACGACCTCAAGCTGTTTGCCAATTACAATTTCACTAACTCGGAGATTATCGAATTCCAGGACAAGGGGCACAATTACAAGAATTCGGACCTGGAAGGAAACCGGTTCCCGACGCAGCCGTACCACCGGCTCAACGCCGGAATCACCTGGTTCAACACCAGAATCGCCACCGTCAACCTGACCATGCGCTACGTCGGGGACCGCTACTGGGACGTCGAAAACGACGTCGAGCTGGATTCGTTCGTCACCTTCGACATCAAGCTGTCACGCAAGATCGGCAAGCACCTGACCGCATCCCTGGAAGTCACCGATATTTTCGACGAAGCCTGGCAGGAAACGGAAATGCACGTCACCCCCGGCCGAATGATCTTTGGAAGGATCAAGATGACCTACTGA
- a CDS encoding choice-of-anchor U domain-containing protein: MRNVRWIAVAIILLAITPGHAHADSTFATSVVAYGANTVPDAGIFMNWDSTSGFYHNSVDTYPDAGANLDWLLGEVDETVAAGWGGDANGGYLTLYFDTAFTADGTDAADIVVYGFGYAYNTPFTSEKGAITVSASADGENWTVVSDYAGYANGDVWEANPDFTESSPGVQSVIMQIDLDDDISNTYDGAISYLKFELGDGAVGHGRAFFVNAVEGGEMNVAPMAEAGINQEVNPGAEVILDGSGSEDIDDGIATYAWTQIDAGAETTVTLDDATSPTPAFTAPDVPGETLTFELTVTDYAGQSDTDTVKVSIIKDSIITDYYATSVEDESGCISWSGQTADGGENALGLPDYVPDSEGDCSGWNTGSGYLVVKFNNPLEDVDGLDDLAIAHCGTGETEILASADGQSWTSLGTLPAGAAACEEVAYSAYDFGDAGIDDVQYVKIEKTGDTARFIDAVFVPVRIYGATAEDTDDEYPDGCVDWVAKQADDGENALGEPDYDDSTAGIGNCSGWMVEAGRLTIGFDKPFFDGRGNDLNVYHFGRGGANVQVSEDGLAWVSLGELPAGINGGSQLDTAGYDFSDAGVSRVQYVRINKTQVGYTYGRFIDAVEGVYGIPGTIGAAGRDQTVTEGTAVILGSDATDDNPDAVTYAWEQTGGMSVVLSNDGAKNPRFIAPMIDGGKTELRFTVIRTEDSTETEDEVRIIVVDNGITLSATEESHFSEAEIVFNNDVGAGNLDQAACLMGLSCEGGSVVFYEAQDPDSTLSSDYIDDFDNRPKNILYGLLAFDVKTDVVGGTALVSVFLPEAAGSDYRWYKHSDATGWIDFSRSALSDGSGDGSMFSAGRRVVTIRITDGGPYDDDGLANGIVKDPSGLADSTTVDTWHDEGGGGCFIGSLID, translated from the coding sequence ATGAGAAACGTCCGCTGGATTGCAGTTGCGATCATTTTGCTGGCCATTACACCAGGCCATGCCCATGCCGATTCCACTTTTGCCACGTCTGTGGTCGCGTATGGAGCGAACACCGTTCCGGATGCCGGCATCTTCATGAACTGGGACAGCACCAGCGGTTTTTACCATAATTCGGTGGACACCTACCCCGATGCAGGGGCAAACCTGGACTGGCTGTTGGGGGAAGTCGACGAAACCGTGGCCGCGGGCTGGGGCGGGGACGCCAACGGCGGGTATCTGACCCTTTACTTCGATACGGCCTTTACCGCCGACGGCACCGACGCGGCCGACATCGTCGTCTACGGCTTCGGGTACGCCTACAACACACCGTTTACCTCGGAAAAAGGCGCCATTACCGTATCGGCTTCGGCCGACGGTGAAAACTGGACCGTGGTTTCCGATTACGCGGGCTATGCCAACGGTGATGTCTGGGAGGCCAACCCGGACTTTACCGAGTCGTCTCCCGGCGTGCAATCCGTCATCATGCAAATCGACCTGGACGACGACATCTCCAACACCTATGACGGGGCGATTTCCTACCTCAAGTTCGAGCTGGGCGACGGCGCCGTGGGCCACGGCCGAGCCTTTTTCGTCAATGCGGTGGAAGGCGGCGAGATGAATGTCGCGCCCATGGCCGAGGCCGGCATCAACCAGGAAGTCAACCCCGGCGCCGAGGTGATCCTGGACGGCTCCGGCTCCGAAGATATCGACGACGGCATCGCCACCTATGCGTGGACCCAAATCGACGCCGGCGCCGAAACAACGGTGACGCTGGACGACGCGACCAGCCCGACCCCGGCCTTCACCGCGCCGGACGTCCCCGGAGAAACGCTCACCTTTGAATTGACCGTGACCGACTACGCCGGGCAATCCGACACGGACACGGTGAAGGTCTCCATCATCAAAGATTCCATAATCACCGATTACTACGCCACCAGCGTGGAGGACGAGTCCGGCTGTATCTCCTGGAGCGGGCAAACCGCCGACGGCGGAGAGAATGCCCTGGGCTTGCCCGATTATGTGCCGGATTCGGAAGGGGATTGTTCCGGTTGGAACACCGGCAGCGGCTATCTGGTGGTCAAATTCAACAACCCCCTGGAAGACGTCGATGGCCTGGACGATTTGGCTATCGCCCACTGCGGAACCGGCGAGACGGAAATCCTGGCCAGCGCGGACGGCCAGAGTTGGACCAGCCTGGGCACCCTGCCGGCCGGGGCGGCGGCCTGCGAGGAAGTTGCCTACAGCGCCTATGATTTCGGCGACGCTGGAATCGACGACGTTCAATACGTCAAGATCGAGAAAACGGGAGACACGGCCCGGTTTATCGATGCGGTATTCGTCCCGGTCCGGATTTACGGCGCCACGGCCGAAGACACCGACGACGAATACCCCGACGGCTGCGTGGATTGGGTGGCCAAGCAGGCCGACGACGGCGAAAATGCCCTGGGCGAACCCGATTACGACGACAGCACCGCCGGGATCGGCAACTGCTCGGGGTGGATGGTCGAGGCGGGACGGCTCACCATCGGCTTCGACAAACCCTTTTTCGACGGACGGGGCAACGATCTGAACGTTTACCATTTCGGCCGCGGCGGGGCCAATGTCCAGGTCAGTGAGGACGGCCTTGCATGGGTCAGTCTCGGCGAGCTGCCGGCCGGCATCAACGGCGGCAGCCAACTGGATACGGCGGGTTACGATTTTTCCGATGCCGGTGTCTCCCGGGTGCAATATGTCCGCATCAACAAAACCCAGGTGGGCTATACCTACGGACGGTTTATCGATGCAGTGGAAGGGGTTTACGGAATTCCCGGAACAATTGGTGCGGCGGGCCGGGACCAGACCGTGACCGAAGGCACCGCCGTGATCCTGGGATCGGACGCGACCGACGACAACCCTGACGCGGTCACTTACGCCTGGGAACAGACGGGCGGAATGTCGGTTGTGCTTTCCAACGACGGTGCGAAGAATCCCCGCTTTATCGCCCCCATGATCGACGGCGGCAAAACAGAGCTTCGCTTCACGGTGATTCGGACCGAAGATTCCACCGAAACCGAGGACGAGGTTCGCATTATCGTCGTGGATAACGGCATCACCCTGTCCGCCACCGAAGAAAGTCATTTTTCGGAGGCCGAGATCGTATTCAATAACGATGTGGGGGCGGGCAACCTGGATCAGGCCGCCTGTCTTATGGGTCTTTCCTGTGAGGGCGGCAGCGTCGTCTTTTACGAGGCCCAGGATCCCGACAGCACCCTTTCTTCGGACTATATCGACGATTTCGACAATCGCCCTAAAAATATCCTGTACGGGCTTCTGGCCTTTGACGTCAAAACGGATGTCGTCGGTGGTACGGCCCTTGTTTCCGTGTTTCTGCCGGAAGCCGCCGGCAGCGATTATCGATGGTACAAACACAGTGATGCCACGGGTTGGATCGATTTCAGCCGCAGTGCCCTGTCCGACGGCAGCGGTGACGGCTCCATGTTCAGCGCGGGCAGGCGCGTTGTTACCATCAGGATAACGGACGGTGGTCCCTACGACGACGATGGGCTGGCCAATGGCATCGTCAAAGACCCCTCGGGGCTGGCCGACTCGACCACCGTTGACACCTGGCATGACGAGGGCGGCGGCGGGTGTTTTATCGGCAGCCTCATCGATTAG
- a CDS encoding PhnD/SsuA/transferrin family substrate-binding protein — MRKYGFLIVLIALIFAASPAPAKMEKLVLAGPKSTVTHPMAYMVEAGLLDGWADEVELRVWDNPDQLRALIAGGQADFSAVPSHVAANFYNRGVPLRLLNISVWGVLWIVSSDPDVRSLSDLKGEEILLTYRGDLPDLVLTSLATGQGLDPVRDFKLRYLPNFPAAAQQVLGGRARHAILAEPMASAALLKSANLNGKAPKLYRAIDIQKEWGRVHHTKPRMAEAGICALPRISGQPEVVAAFQEAYRTAIDWCRTHPQEAARIVARRISGLKPGPVASALKNARLEFVPAREAKPELVQFYTILMSLNSAKIGGRLPDDGFYGKTP; from the coding sequence ATGCGTAAGTATGGTTTTCTGATTGTACTCATCGCCCTGATCTTTGCCGCAAGCCCGGCCCCGGCAAAAATGGAGAAACTGGTTCTGGCAGGCCCCAAATCCACGGTTACCCATCCCATGGCATACATGGTCGAGGCCGGTCTTCTCGATGGCTGGGCGGACGAGGTCGAGTTGCGGGTCTGGGACAACCCCGATCAGCTGCGGGCCCTGATCGCCGGCGGTCAGGCCGATTTCTCGGCCGTGCCCAGTCATGTGGCCGCCAATTTCTACAACCGGGGGGTCCCCCTGCGGCTGCTGAATATCTCGGTATGGGGCGTCCTGTGGATTGTCTCCTCGGATCCCGATGTCAGGAGCCTATCCGATCTCAAAGGTGAGGAAATTCTGCTCACCTACCGCGGAGACCTGCCGGACCTGGTTCTGACCAGCCTGGCGACCGGGCAGGGTCTGGACCCGGTCCGGGATTTCAAACTGCGTTATTTGCCGAATTTTCCGGCTGCGGCGCAGCAGGTGCTCGGTGGTCGGGCCAGGCACGCCATACTGGCCGAACCCATGGCCTCGGCCGCCCTGCTTAAATCCGCCAACCTGAATGGCAAGGCCCCCAAACTTTACCGGGCCATCGACATCCAAAAGGAGTGGGGCCGTGTGCACCATACCAAGCCGAGGATGGCCGAAGCCGGCATCTGCGCCCTGCCCCGGATCTCCGGCCAACCGGAAGTGGTGGCGGCATTTCAGGAAGCTTACCGCACTGCCATTGACTGGTGCCGGACCCATCCGCAAGAGGCCGCCCGGATCGTGGCCAGGCGGATCTCGGGCCTGAAACCGGGTCCGGTGGCCTCGGCCCTGAAAAACGCCCGGCTGGAGTTTGTCCCGGCCCGGGAGGCCAAGCCGGAACTGGTTCAATTTTACACGATCTTGATGTCGCTGAATTCCGCCAAGATCGGCGGCCGGCTCCCGGATGACGGCTTTTACGGGAAGACGCCTTGA
- a CDS encoding VPLPA-CTERM sorting domain-containing protein: MKKLISLLGAVLLVVSTAGVAAAAATYATSVVDYDGYFMNWDSTDGFYHNEVTEYPDAGADLSWLLGGVDETVAAGWGGDADGGTLTLYYETGFTADGTAAFDINVYGFGFAYNTPFNSSEMGAIKVYASSDGTNWTVISEYTGTIGEEDYVANPDFTFSYPGVPSTIMSIDLDDDISSTFDGVISYLMFELGDGTTGHGRAFFTSAIEGVNAVPVPAAVWLLGSGLLGLIGIRRRTSA, encoded by the coding sequence ATGAAAAAATTAATCAGTTTGCTTGGTGCCGTTTTGCTGGTGGTCTCTACCGCCGGCGTTGCGGCGGCCGCAGCCACCTATGCCACCTCCGTGGTGGACTACGACGGCTATTTTATGAACTGGGATAGCACCGATGGTTTCTATCACAACGAGGTTACCGAATACCCCGATGCCGGGGCCGACTTGAGTTGGCTCCTGGGCGGTGTGGACGAGACCGTAGCCGCCGGCTGGGGCGGGGACGCCGACGGCGGCACCCTGACCCTTTACTACGAGACGGGCTTCACCGCCGATGGCACCGCCGCGTTCGACATCAACGTTTACGGCTTCGGGTTCGCCTACAACACGCCGTTTAATTCGTCGGAGATGGGTGCCATCAAGGTCTATGCCTCGAGCGACGGCACGAATTGGACTGTAATCTCGGAGTATACCGGAACCATAGGAGAAGAAGACTATGTGGCCAACCCGGATTTTACCTTTTCATATCCGGGCGTACCGTCCACCATCATGTCAATCGACCTGGACGACGACATCTCCAGCACCTTTGACGGGGTGATCTCGTATCTCATGTTCGAGTTGGGCGACGGAACAACCGGCCACGGCCGCGCATTTTTCACCAGCGCCATCGAGGGCGTCAATGCCGTTCCCGTGCCGGCCGCCGTGTGGCTGCTGGGTTCGGGATTGCTCGGACTGATAGGCATCAGAAGAAGAACGTCGGCTTAA